A stretch of Colletotrichum lupini chromosome 2, complete sequence DNA encodes these proteins:
- a CDS encoding macrophage migration inhibitory factor, producing MADPVSPPSSPPADSVTPSTTNSHPPVTPENKRLSQVGGMSFAERRMSRRPSTAPTPIVEGDGLTRDVIHSLPGDTRNSNRKSKTQADMAKRLSSYYEEAFQGDRESNVVKDRAYAEAIVMAELRTNVIINDEFSFITDFSYQLSVRYQRPVTSIVVNLQHGACMLFGGTFEPAYTMSIHALPLEVGVTKNKRNTALLQKHLHEALGVAPVRGFVKFVEVPAENMAVNSKTTASHIAEMTGKEEETIAERRGRNRKSISGKSMSALRHGSIVGGRKGSVFDFRREYVAPRKDSVMPPPHELTPPHSATDAPPIPPIPEAHANKTTAPVPDEKSDAPVKEVEKAPTNTSASLKKSKVAKRKSSFVTSLFSRSPRNTPAPMPTVAS from the exons ATGGCTGACCCTGTCTCCCCGCCTTCTTCCCCTCCCGCGGACTCTGTCACCCCTAGCACAACCAACTCTCACCCACCCGTCACCCCCGAGAACAAACGTCTTTCGCAGGTCGGCGGTATGTCTTTTGCTGAGAGACGGATGAGTCGTCGTCCCTCCACCGCACCCACTCCTATTGTCGAGGGAGACGGCCTTACCAGAGACGTCATTCACTCTTTGCCCGGCGATACTCGCAACAGCAATAGAAAATCCAAGACGCAAGCCGACATGGCCAAGCGCCTCAGCTCTTACTACGAGGAGGCTTTCCAGGGCGATAGGGAGTCCAATGTGGTCAAGGATCGCGCCTATGCTGAGGCTATCGTAATGGCAGAGCTCCGCACCAACGTCATT ATCAACGACGAGTTCAGTTTCATCACGGACTTCTCATACCAGCTGTCGGTTAGGTACCAGCGGCCAGTAACTTCGATCGTGGTCAACCTGCAGCATGGAGCTTGCATGCTCTTTGGAGGTACCTTTGAACCGGCCTACACCATGTCGATTCACGCATTACCGCTCGAGGTCGGCGTAACCAAGAACAAGAGGAACACGGCTCTGCTTCAGAAGCACCTCCACGAAGCTCTCGGCGTTGCGCCCGTCCGTGGATTCGTCAAGTTCGTTGAAGTTCCTGCGGAGAACATGGCTGTTAACAGCAAGACCACCGCTTCTCACATTGCAGAGATGACCGGCAAGGAGGAAGAGACCATTGCCGAGCGCCGTGGTCGCAACCGCAAGAGTATCAGTGGCAAG TCCATGTCAGCTCTGCGCCACGGCTCCATTGTCGGAGGCAGGAAGGGCTCTGTCTTTGACTTTAGAAGAGAATATGTTGCTCCTCGCAAAGATTCAGTTATGCCTCCTCCTCATGAGCTTACTCCTCCGCACAGCGCAACCGATGCGCCTCCGATCCCTCCGATCCCCGAGGCCCACGCCAACAAGACCACGGCCCCGGTTCCCGATGAGAAGTCGGATGCGCCTGTCAAGGAAGTTGAGAAGGCACCTACCAACACTTCCGCATCTCTCAAGAAGTCCAAGGTGGCAAAGCGCAAGAGCAGCTTCGTCACTTCCCTATTCTCTCGCTCTCCCAGGAACACGCCCGCGCCGATGCCCACCGTGGCATCGTAG
- a CDS encoding voltage gated chloride channel, with the protein MAGPVHYDSSASSSSRPLNSGAGNSNSNTDPADRDELDFWSEDEDVADVLIEDPIHEDLDEPLSFKRKQKQNALSAPSRLLSAFTGSRSGTASPHSSPRARTPTHDPNRSPRRAGAHGLTSQGTKDGAPLDWYVEGPGRRVGYEDLTAIDWIFEYTKERQRLRVLHSGAQGLLGLFKQLVDASEVWIILILTGMAVGAVAAGIDITTDWLGDLKTGYCSSGPEGGAFYLNKNFCCWGYNEMSKCGGWTPWAKALGVSSGGGKWFIEYFFFLVLSVILASAAAMLVQEYGMYAKHSGIPEIKTVLGGFIIRRFLGSWTLITKSLGLCLAVGSGMWLGKEGPLVHVACCCANLFIKLFKNINDNEARKREVLSAAAASGISVAFGSPIGGVLFSLEQLSYYFPDKTMWQSFVCAMTAAVVLQAFDPFRTGQLVMYQVKFSTGWHGFELIPFVFLGILGGIYGGLFIKANMAVARWKKNTPWLPGPITQVAAIALLTALINYPNHYMKFQTSELVSNLFVECSKYVDDQIGLCKTGAASAPTIVLLIFGAILGFFLATITFGLQLPAGIILPSMAIGALTGRAVGIIMEIWVTNHPTFFAFASCEPDVPCVTPGTYAIIGAAATLAGVTRMTVSIVVIMFELTGALTYVLPIMIAVMLSKWVGDAFSRKGIYEAWIHFNEYPFLDNSEEMVIPDIPASQIMTRIEDLVVLTATGHTIGSLKNILDTHTYRGFPVISDPREAILLGYISRAELTYNLQICSQPPRSLPPETEAFFSHQPLADPRTTLDLRPWMDQTPITMASRSNLHLAVSYFQKLGLRYVLFSDRGALQGLLTKKDVWYVLNGAEETRRTSGLSRDMGVETGLTREGGGGEHQGLLRDDGHEEGISPAEDRGPIL; encoded by the exons ATGGCCGGTCCTGTACACTATGATTCGTCCGCCTCGTCCTCATCGCGTCCGCTGAATAGCGGCGCcggcaacagcaacagcaataCAGACCCCGCCGATCGAgacgaattggacttctggAGCGAAGACGAAGACGTCGCCGATGTCCTGATCGAGGACCCGATACACGAGGACCTCGACGAACCCCTATCTTTCAAGCGAAAACAGAAACAAAACGCTCTCTCAGCTCCGAGCCGCCTCCTATCCGCCTTCACCGGTTCGCGATCAGGCACTGCCTCCCCTCACTCCTCGCCGCGAGCGCGAACGCCTACCCACGATCCAAACCGATCACCTCGGAGAGCAGGCGCACATGGCCTTACGAGCCAGGGTACCAAAGATGGCGCGCCGCTAGATTGGTACGTGGAAGGGCCGGGAAGGAGAGTGGGATACGAGGATTTGACGGCCATCGATTGGATTTTCGAATACACAAAGGAGCGTCAGCGTCTGCGCGTCCTCCATTCAGGGGCGCAAGGGCTGCTTGGGCTTTTCAAGCAGCTCGTAGATGCCAGTGAGGTCTGGATCATTCTGATCTTGACTGGCATGGCTGTTggcgctgttgctgctggcaTCGACATAACCACCGACTGGCTTGGCGACCTGAAAACAGGGTACTGCTCCAGCGGCCCAGAAGGAGGCGCATTCTACCTGAACAAGAACTTTTGCTGCTGGGGTTACAACGAGATGTCAAAGTGCGGCGGCTGGACACCCTGGGCGAAGGCTTTGGGGGTTTCTTCCGGCGGTGGAAAGTGGTTCATAGAGTACTTCTTCTTTCTTGTCCTTTCT GTCATTTTGGCATCTGCCGCAGCTATGCTAGTCCAGGAGTACGGAATGTATGCCAAACATAGCGGTATACCCGAAATCAAGACGGTGTTGGGTGGTTTCATTATCCGAAGGTTTCTTGGCAGCTGGACTTTGATCACCAAGTCATTAGGTTTG TGTCTTGCGGTTGGTTCAGGCATGTGGCTAGGCAAAGAGGGACCTCTGGTTCACGTTGCATGTTGTTGCGCCAATCTCTTTATCAAGCTCTTCAAGAACATCAACGACAACGAGG CTCGAAAAAGAGAGGTTCTctctgctgctgccgccTCTGGAATTTCGGTCGCTTTTGGCTCGCCAATTGGAGGAGTGTTATTCAGTCTAGAG CAACTCTCATACTACTTTCCGGACAAGACCATGTGGCAGAGTTTCGTCTGTGCCATGACTGCTGCCGTCGTTCTGCAGGCATTTGATCCGTTCCGCACCGGGCAGCTTGTCATGTACCAAGTCAAATTCAGCACGGGATGGCATGGCTTTGAACTGATTCCGTTTGTCTTCCTTGGCATCCTTGGT GGAATATACGGTGGCCTCTTCATCAAAGCGAACATGGCTGTAGCACGATGGAAGAAGAACACGCCGTGGCTACCAGGGCCCATTACTCAAGTCGCTGCGATCGCCCTTCTGACGGCGCTCATCAACTATCCCAACCATTACATGAAGTTCCAGACGTCGGAACTTGTCTCCAACCTATTTGTCGAGTGCTCCAAGTACGTCGACGACCAAATCGGTCTCTGTAAGACTGGAGCCGCATCAGCACCAACTATTGTTCTTCTGATATTTGGGGCTATCCTTGGTTTCTTCCTCGCCACCATCACATTCGGCCTTCAGCTACCTGCTGGCATTATTCTGCCTTCAATGGCTATTGGAGCTCTGACCGGCAGAGCCGTGGGTATCATCATGGAGATCTGGGTAACGAACCACCCAACGTTCTTCGCATTTGCCTCCTGCGAACCAGATGTTCCTTGCGTAACACCGGGAACATATGCCATCATTGGTGCTGCAGCTACGCTTGCCGGCGTCACTCGAATGACGGTCTCAATTGTTGTCATCATGTTCGAGCTCACAGGAGCTCTGACCTATGTACTGCCCATCATGATCGCTGTCATGCTGTCTAAATGGGTGGGAGATGCGTTTTCCCGGAAGGGGATTTACGAAGCATGGATCCACTTCAATGAGTATCCCTTCCTGGATAACAGCGAGGAGATGGTCATCCCCGATATTCCCGCCTCGCAAATTATGACTCGCATCGAAGACTTGGTTGTGCTCACCGCGACGGGCCATACTATTGGCAGCTTAAAGAACATTCTCGACACGCACACCTACAGAGGGTTTCCTGTTATTTCAGATCCCCGTGAAGCCATTCTGCTGGGATACATCTCCCGTGCAGAACTCACCTACAACTTGCAAATATGTTCGCAGCCACCGCGATCGCTTCCGCCAGAGACGGAAGCCTTCTTCTCTCACCAGCCCCTCGCAGACCCACGTACGACGCTTGATCTTCGACCGTGGATGGACCAGACGCCCATCACTATGGCGTCAAGGTCTAACCTGCACCTTGCCGTCAGCTATTTTCAGAAGCTCGGCCTGCGCTATGTTCTGTTCAGTGACCGCGGTGCTTTACAGGGTCTATTGACCAAAAAGGACGTGTGGTACGTTCTCAATGGCGCAGAAGAGACGCGGCGGACGAGTGGGTTGTCGAGAGATATGGGTGTCGAGACCGGCCTCACGAGAGAGGGCGGCGGTGGCGAGCATCAGGGTCTGTTAAGGGATGACGGGCATGAGGAGGGAATTAGTCCTGCAGAAGATCGGGGTCCAATTTTATAA